A window of Variovorax paradoxus genomic DNA:
CTCGTGCAGCGTGAGGTCGGCATGCAACAAGTCTTCGCTGATGCGGCGCACCACGGCGGGCACGTAGCCGCGGATGCTGGGCACGTCGCCCAGCGGCAAGCCGACGGTGGCGAAGCCGCCGGGGTTGTAGACATGGATGTCGCGCAGCCACGGTGCGGTGCCCGGCGTCTTCTCGAGGAACTCGAGCCCCGCGCCCAGGTAGGGCGCCGCGCCCAGTTCGTCGTCGCGCTCGTCGGGCGCCGGCTGGTAGCGGTCGCGCCAGCGCAGAACCAGTTGGGCGATGCCGGCCAGCTCGGGCCGCTGCGACAGTTCGTGCGTGTAACCGGTGCCCGCGATCACGAAGTCGAAATGAAAACGCTCGTCATGCACCGATGTCACCACCTGGCCGTCCTGCACCTGCGCGCCTTGCCACGGCGCGCTCAGGTGCAGATGGAAGTTCGGGAATTTCAGCACGCGCTGCACCGAGTCCGTCGGCGGCGTGGTGCCCAAGCGGCGGTAGCGCGCCGCATGGTGCCATCGCGTGGCATCGGGCAGCGACAGGTAGTTGTCATACAGGCCCGGGTAGCCGCGCACGCGCGCCACCGGCGTCGCGGGAATGTGGTCACGCCGAACGAACAGGTGCACCGCGGCCGCGCCGCTTTCCAGCGCCACCGCGGCCGCATCGAAGGCCGAGGCGGCACCGCCGACGACAGCCACCTTCTTGCCCGCCAGTGCGTCGAAGTCGATCGCATGGCCGGTATGGGCAGCAAGGCCCTGGTTCACGGCGCCCGACAGCAGTTCGGGAACAAAGGGCGCGCCGCTGCCGGCCACGCCGTTCGCGAAGATCAGTTTGCGTGCGGTTTCCGTGCGCGTCTGGCCGTCCACTTCGAGGTGCAGCCTGAAATGCGGTACCGCCGCGCTCTGCACCGGCTCGAAGCTCGCGAGCCGCGTGCCATAGCGCACCGTGGTGCCGGTGATGCCGCGGAACCAGTCGAGGTACGCGGCCCAGTCGGTGCGCCCGATACGGTCGATGGCGGCATAGGCCTCCTGGCCGTGCCGTGCCTCGTACCAGGCCTGGAAGCCCAACGCCACGACGGGACCTTCGGGACCGACCAGGTTCTTGAGCGTGCGCAGCTTGTGCATGCGCGCCCGCGTGAGCCACACGCCCGAGCGCGAAGCGTCGGGTGCCGCGTCGATCACGCTCACGCCGCCTACGCCCGCGCGCTGCAGCGCGAAGGCAAAGGCGCTGCCGGTCTGGCCGCCGCCGACGACCAGCACGTTGTGGTCAACGCCTTCGTGCGCGGGCACCCAGTTGGCGGGCGCAGGGCCGAGCAGGCGCAGCGCTTCGAGGGCTGAACGGTCCGGA
This region includes:
- a CDS encoding SidA/IucD/PvdA family monooxygenase, which translates into the protein MTSASPPNPDRSALEALRLLGPAPANWVPAHEGVDHNVLVVGGGQTGSAFAFALQRAGVGGVSVIDAAPDASRSGVWLTRARMHKLRTLKNLVGPEGPVVALGFQAWYEARHGQEAYAAIDRIGRTDWAAYLDWFRGITGTTVRYGTRLASFEPVQSAAVPHFRLHLEVDGQTRTETARKLIFANGVAGSGAPFVPELLSGAVNQGLAAHTGHAIDFDALAGKKVAVVGGAASAFDAAAVALESGAAAVHLFVRRDHIPATPVARVRGYPGLYDNYLSLPDATRWHHAARYRRLGTTPPTDSVQRVLKFPNFHLHLSAPWQGAQVQDGQVVTSVHDERFHFDFVIAGTGYTHELSQRPELAGIAQLVLRWRDRYQPAPDERDDELGAAPYLGAGLEFLEKTPGTAPWLRDIHVYNPGGFATVGLPLGDVPSIRGYVPAVVRRISEDLLHADLTLHEARTRADVPADFGEELYGVAVWQGGGRRLAA